The genomic region TGAACCCTCACCGGGGGACGGGCGGCGGGTCCACCAGCCGCCCGTCCTCCACGAGCATCCCGGCCCGCTTGACGCTGCGCAGCGTCGGGATCAGCTCCACCTGGCCGACGCCGTCCACCGCGCCGATCCGCTCGGTCAGGTACGTGTAGAGGGCCTCGGTGTCCCGGCACACCACCACCGCCATCAAGGAGGCCGCACCGGTCACGGCCGCCGCGAAGGCCACCTCGCGGTGGCTCGCCAGCGCCGCGCCCACCTCCGCGAGCCGGGCCGGCGGGACGGTCAGCACCAAGGTCGCCTCCGCCTCGTAGCCGAAGAGCGCGGGTACGAACTCCACGTCGAAGAAGAGCGCTTCGAGGTCCCGCAGCCGTTCCAGCCTGCGGCGGGCGGTGGACTCCGACAGGCCGGTGGCGCGCGCGAGTTCCGGGTATCCGGCGCGTCCGTCCCGGCCCAGTACGGCGAGCAGCGCGAGCTCCGGCTCGTCCAGGGCGTACCGGTCCGGGACGGGTTCGACCGGCGGCCGCTGCAGGGCCTCGATCTGGTCGGGGCGCAGTACGTCCAGGCCCACCCAGGCGTCGCGTCCGCCGAAGAACTTCCGCAGGATGGTGTGGGCGCTGATGCCGGTCACCCGGCGGGTGCGCGG from Streptomyces sp. NBC_00190 harbors:
- a CDS encoding Lrp/AsnC family transcriptional regulator, translating into METVNDTELDVLDRSLVQALTIDGRAAFSRLAEVLEVSDQTVVRRYRRLRTAGLIRVVGLPTGSRVGLFESWLRVQCAPDAALPVAEALARRPDIAWVTLNSGGTEIHCMTRSRTRKDRDGLLLDKLPRTRRVTGISAHTILRKFFGGRDAWVGLDVLRPDQIEALQRPPVEPVPDRYALDEPELALLAVLGRDGRAGYPELARATGLSESTARRRLERLRDLEALFFDVEFVPALFGYEAEATLVLTVPPARLAEVGAALASHREVAFAAAVTGAASLMAVVVCRDTEALYTYLTERIGAVDGVGQVELIPTLRSVKRAGMLVEDGRLVDPPPVPR